One stretch of Plasmodium yoelii strain 17X genome assembly, chromosome: 5 DNA includes these proteins:
- a CDS encoding ribosomal silencing factor RsfS, putative, whose protein sequence is MNVLYRPNVIWRKATLLHFFTKRYMNSNKIFDTLKKKTDQNNDNKNGEGLNENAGEKIEIINIDEKVFEQTNVLKTNIMQEQDYDDDENGKIKEEVMYENIKSFKNMDIKTFIQQTLDYYSSNQLKKDDNFLEQNEYNNINNKNDEIVNEVNNCYTNKIEDTYSSNFYKNKKENYYKDETDKNTFKEMTPAQRFYEENKDKLIKECMKYYNERNEKINKNINYENKENSNIYYDDTYENDYYNSINDPIVRPKENYLFDYENEEENGKEDEDLELEKGIMPTIEQVVCILKHEKVKNIKVIDLNKCGRRDIGMFLILCTGNTPKHNKKVGKLISKIFIDLEIPYISNIIYCYCNKTDDWIISHCGPLKIHIVTKELREKYDIENLFLYPHEHFDNKNFPSFFDYTPGIPPPYIIRSNSTLDSYHNDNLYQKFIADV, encoded by the coding sequence ATGAATGTATTGTATCGTCCCAATGTAATATGGAGGAAAGCCACCCtccttcatttttttacaaaaagaTACATGAACAGCAATAAAATTTTTGAcacactaaaaaaaaaaactgaccaaaacaatgataataagAATGGTGAAGGGTTAAATGAAAATGCAGGAGAAAAAATAGagataataaatattgatGAAAAGGTTTTTGAGCAAacaaatgttttaaaaacaaatataatgcAAGAACAAGAttatgatgatgatgaaaatggTAAAATTAAAGAAGAGGTGatgtatgaaaatataaagtcatttaaaaatatggatattaaAACATTTATTCAGCAAACTTTAGATTATTATAGTTCAAATCAACTTAAAAAAGATGACAATTTTttagaacaaaatgaatataataatataaataacaaaaatgatgaaatcgTTAATGAAGTAAATAATTGTTacacaaataaaatagaagATACATATTCttctaatttttataaaaataaaaaagaaaactaTTATAAAGATGAAACAgataaaaatacatttaaAGAAATGACACCCGCACAAAGATTTTACGAAGAAAATAAAGACAAACTAATAAAAGAATgtatgaaatattataacgaaagaaatgaaaaaataaataaaaatataaattatgaaaataaagaaaattcaaatatttattatgacGATACATATGaaaatgattattataattcaaTAAATGATCCCATTGTGAGAccaaaagaaaattatttatttgattatgaaaatgaagaagaaaatggaaaAGAAGATGAAGATTTAGAATTGGAAAAAGGAATAATGCCAACAATAGAACAAGTTGTTTGTATTTTAAAACatgaaaaagttaaaaatattaaggtTATAGATTTAAACAAATGTGGAAGAAGAGATATTGGtatgtttttaattttatgtaCAGGAAATACACCtaaacataataaaaaagtaggtaaattaattagtaaaatttttattgatttagAAATTCCATATAtttcaaatataatatattgcTACTGTAATAAAACAGATGATTGGATTATATCACATTGTGGCCctttaaaaatacatatagtAACAAAAGAGTTAagagaaaaatatgatatcgaaaatttatttctttatccTCATGAACATTTTGACAATAAAAATTTCCCATCCTTTTTCGATTACACTCCTGGTATTCCTCCTCCATATATTATTAGAAGTAACAGTACGTTAGATTCTTATCATAATGACAATCTTTATCAAAAATTCATTGCCGACGTTTGA